From Sporosarcina sp. 6E9, a single genomic window includes:
- a CDS encoding DUF420 domain-containing protein, with product MSVPFLPTLSTFFIILSAVFVAIGWNLIRKKKIEDHKKMMIAAAVAAVLFFIIYISRTIVVGNTSFGGPDSLKLYYTIFLVFHILLSIIGAIMGVITIRSGLKNNLQKHRKIGPISSIIWFFSAITGVMVYLLLYVFYTGGETTSMFRAIFGL from the coding sequence ATGTCTGTGCCTTTTTTACCTACGCTAAGTACATTTTTTATCATTCTTTCCGCGGTGTTTGTAGCTATCGGATGGAATTTAATCAGAAAAAAGAAAATCGAAGATCATAAAAAAATGATGATTGCAGCTGCAGTTGCTGCTGTTTTATTCTTCATTATTTATATTTCACGCACAATCGTAGTTGGGAATACCTCCTTCGGGGGGCCTGATAGTTTGAAACTATATTATACGATTTTCTTGGTTTTCCATATATTACTTTCCATAATAGGTGCGATTATGGGCGTAATTACAATCCGGTCTGGTTTGAAAAACAATCTTCAAAAACATCGGAAAATCGGACCGATTTCGAGCATTATCTGGTTCTTTTCAGCAATTACAGGCGTTATGGTCTACTTGTTGTTATACGTTTTCTACACAGGTGGAGAAACAACTTCAATGTTTAGAGCGATATTTGGATTGTGA
- the ctaG gene encoding cytochrome c oxidase assembly factor CtaG: MPLSIFGFRALWSPWFLLSLVAVVLLYFLITVIWRHRFEGSTPLTKNQIIFFLSGMTLLYIVKGSPVDLLGHILFSVHMAQMVVLLLIVAPFLIMGIPNWIWKKAFEIKIIDRIFRLFTNSVISLMTFTIAFSAYHYPMILDFVKLSIPLHAIFTLTIFMSAVFLWWPLVNTLEGQPKLHGLKKIGYIVLSALLVTPACALIIFVDVPVYETYSSGEAWLQAMALCVPAGTLSGLAGLGISGPEMFTNMTTVNDQKLGGILMKVGQELIYIVVMGKIFFKWAYDERANADEITRQDLLKSQNMTTHG; encoded by the coding sequence ATGCCGTTAAGTATATTTGGATTTCGTGCGCTATGGAGTCCATGGTTTTTATTGTCACTTGTCGCAGTTGTTTTACTTTATTTTTTAATAACAGTTATATGGCGACATCGATTTGAGGGATCGACACCTCTTACTAAAAATCAAATTATTTTCTTTTTAAGTGGTATGACACTGTTGTATATCGTGAAAGGCTCACCAGTTGATTTATTAGGGCATATTTTATTTAGTGTTCATATGGCTCAAATGGTGGTATTACTGTTGATAGTCGCTCCATTCCTAATTATGGGTATCCCAAATTGGATATGGAAGAAAGCATTTGAAATTAAAATCATCGATCGCATCTTTCGCTTGTTCACAAACTCTGTCATAAGTTTAATGACATTTACGATTGCGTTTTCTGCTTATCATTATCCCATGATTCTTGATTTTGTTAAGCTAAGCATACCGCTACATGCGATTTTCACTTTAACTATATTTATGTCAGCCGTATTTTTATGGTGGCCACTTGTCAATACGCTAGAAGGTCAACCCAAATTGCATGGTTTGAAAAAAATTGGTTATATCGTTTTGAGTGCCTTGTTAGTTACGCCAGCATGTGCGTTAATCATCTTTGTAGACGTCCCTGTATATGAAACATACAGTAGCGGCGAGGCTTGGTTACAAGCGATGGCGTTATGTGTTCCTGCGGGTACACTTTCGGGGCTCGCTGGTCTGGGTATTTCAGGTCCAGAAATGTTTACAAATATGACCACTGTAAATGATCAAAAACTCGGCGGGATATTAATGAAGGTTGGACAAGAGTTAATATATATTGTCGTTATGGGAAAGATCTTCTTTAAATGGGCATATGATGAACGTGCGAATGCAGATGAAATTACTAGACAAGATCTGCTTAAAAGCCAAAATATGACGACCCATGGCTGA
- a CDS encoding cytochrome C oxidase subunit IV family protein, translated as MADIEVYKKSPGEFDLGQRRARRAMRSQVIMFSLMIFLTLTSFTIVIASNAEVIGFSKYYVIPVIMLFAAVQVGLQLYYFMHMQEKGHGIAAMFMFTGALLAFLIVLTFVTIVWWN; from the coding sequence ATGGCGGACATCGAAGTTTATAAAAAGTCTCCTGGTGAGTTCGATCTTGGTCAAAGACGCGCGCGTAGAGCAATGCGCAGTCAAGTCATTATGTTTTCACTAATGATTTTCTTAACTTTAACATCGTTCACGATTGTAATTGCATCAAATGCTGAAGTTATTGGGTTTTCTAAGTACTATGTAATTCCAGTAATTATGCTGTTTGCTGCCGTTCAAGTCGGGTTACAATTGTATTACTTTATGCATATGCAAGAAAAAGGACACGGTATCGCAGCAATGTTTATGTTTACAGGAGCATTGCTTGCATTCTTAATCGTTTTAACATTTGTAACAATTGTTTGGTGGAATTAA
- a CDS encoding cytochrome (ubi)quinol oxidase subunit III: protein MDLNKKFTPETWPDNPETATFEAKNKFVGFWLFLGGETILFATLFATYLALKNKGPANLEFSTQELYELPLVFVMTMLLLTSSLTSVYAMYHLRNYNFKKMQLWLGITAFLGLGFLILEVYEFYHYVQLGFVFSNSAFSSAFYTLVGTHGFHVAIGLVWITLLIFRNSKRGLNLYNATKYYTFSLYWHFIDVVWVFIFTVVYLMGKVG, encoded by the coding sequence ATGGATTTAAATAAGAAATTTACCCCTGAGACGTGGCCCGACAATCCAGAAACAGCAACATTTGAAGCAAAAAACAAATTTGTTGGCTTCTGGCTCTTCCTTGGAGGAGAAACAATTTTATTCGCTACTTTGTTTGCAACTTATTTAGCGCTTAAAAACAAAGGACCAGCAAATCTCGAGTTTTCAACTCAAGAACTTTATGAATTACCACTTGTATTTGTTATGACAATGCTTCTTTTAACATCGTCACTAACAAGTGTGTATGCGATGTATCATTTAAGAAACTATAATTTCAAGAAAATGCAACTATGGTTAGGAATCACTGCATTCCTAGGCCTAGGCTTCTTGATACTTGAAGTGTATGAATTTTATCATTACGTTCAATTGGGTTTCGTTTTCAGTAACAGTGCATTTAGTTCAGCATTTTACACGCTTGTTGGAACACATGGTTTTCACGTAGCGATTGGACTTGTTTGGATTACGCTTCTCATTTTCCGTAATTCAAAACGTGGACTTAACTTGTATAATGCAACGAAATATTACACATTCTCATTGTATTGGCACTTTATTGACGTTGTGTGGGTATTTATCTTCACAGTAGTCTACTTGATGGGAAAGGTAGGTTAA